In Bacillus cytotoxicus NVH 391-98, the following are encoded in one genomic region:
- a CDS encoding methionine ABC transporter permease gives MDKLLTNVDWNQMLEATGETLYMTAIAAIATFILGLMLGLLLFMTAKDNLWENKVIHTGIGAFVNIFRSIPFIILIILLIPFTKILLGTILGASAALPALIIGAAPFYARMVEIALREIDKGVIEASKAMGAKTSTIIWKVLIPESLPALVSGITVTTIALVGYTAMAGVVGAGGLGTLAYLEGFQRGNNDVTIVATICVLLVVFFIQFIGDFATTRIDKR, from the coding sequence ATGGATAAATTGCTCACAAATGTCGATTGGAATCAAATGCTAGAAGCAACAGGAGAAACATTATACATGACGGCAATCGCAGCAATTGCCACATTTATTTTAGGACTTATGTTAGGATTACTGCTCTTTATGACAGCGAAGGATAATTTGTGGGAAAACAAAGTGATTCATACAGGAATCGGGGCATTCGTAAATATTTTTAGATCAATCCCGTTCATCATTTTAATCATTCTACTTATTCCGTTTACAAAGATTCTTCTTGGAACAATTCTTGGAGCAAGTGCAGCATTGCCTGCTTTGATTATTGGAGCGGCCCCATTTTATGCGAGAATGGTTGAAATCGCGCTTCGTGAAATTGATAAAGGTGTGATTGAAGCTTCAAAGGCAATGGGAGCGAAAACAAGCACAATTATTTGGAAAGTATTAATTCCAGAATCTTTGCCAGCACTTGTATCTGGTATTACCGTAACGACAATTGCACTTGTTGGTTATACAGCAATGGCAGGCGTTGTTGGCGCTGGCGGACTCGGTACACTAGCATATTTAGAAGGGTTCCAGCGGGGAAACAACGATGTGACAATTGTTGCGACAATTTGTGTATTGCTGGTTGTGTTTTTCATTCAATTTATTGGAGATTTTGCGACAACTCGGATTGATAAACGATAA
- the metQ gene encoding methionine ABC transporter substrate-binding lipoprotein MetQ, translated as MKKLLLSALITTSIFGLTACGGKSEDKLVVGASNVPHAEILEKAKPLLEKKGVVLKIEKFQDYVLPNKSLADKELDANYFQHIPYLEKEIKDKGYKFEIAGKIHLEPIGVYSQKYKSLKELPDGATVIMSNSVADHGRGLAILQKEGILKIKDGVDPVKATTKDIAENPKNLKFKTDIEPGLLPQVYNNKEGDAVLINSNYAIDAKLDPGKDAIAIESNDSPYTNVVAVRKGDKDKKEIKALVEVLHSKEIEDFIKKEYKGAVVPVKE; from the coding sequence ATGAAAAAATTATTACTTTCAGCACTTATTACGACATCAATTTTTGGATTAACAGCTTGCGGTGGGAAAAGTGAAGATAAGCTTGTTGTCGGTGCTTCTAATGTACCGCACGCTGAGATTTTAGAGAAGGCAAAACCATTGCTTGAGAAAAAGGGCGTTGTGTTAAAAATTGAAAAATTTCAGGACTATGTATTACCGAATAAATCATTAGCAGATAAAGAATTAGATGCAAACTATTTCCAGCATATTCCGTATTTAGAGAAAGAAATAAAGGATAAAGGGTATAAGTTTGAAATAGCAGGCAAAATTCATTTAGAACCGATTGGAGTATACTCTCAAAAATATAAAAGCTTAAAAGAGCTTCCAGATGGAGCGACAGTAATTATGAGTAACTCTGTGGCTGATCATGGCCGCGGATTAGCAATCTTACAAAAAGAGGGCATTTTAAAAATTAAAGATGGTGTAGATCCTGTGAAAGCAACAACAAAAGATATTGCGGAAAATCCAAAGAACTTGAAGTTTAAAACAGATATCGAACCAGGTCTATTGCCACAAGTGTATAACAACAAGGAAGGCGATGCGGTTTTAATTAACTCAAACTATGCAATTGATGCAAAATTAGATCCAGGAAAAGATGCAATTGCGATTGAAAGTAATGATTCTCCATATACAAACGTAGTGGCAGTTCGTAAAGGGGATAAAGATAAAAAAGAGATTAAAGCGCTTGTAGAAGTATTGCATTCGAAAGAAATTGAAGATTTCATCAAGAAAGAATATAAAGGGGCGGTTGTTCCTGTAAAAGAATAA